A genomic region of Fodinisporobacter ferrooxydans contains the following coding sequences:
- a CDS encoding GerAB/ArcD/ProY family transporter: MKLTRSQVFYLTFMNYPILNIGILPLMIRVAGKDLWISTLLSSTIGLLIALLLWDLEKKNPEQTCLDMLKTRPGGHIIIWVLVPILILYLWLLCVLASVSLTEFISIGFIQETPFWVIALIFGLCIAYSLRKGMTSLADLAGVLTLSTILSGTTMSIAISGKRHVSYFLPIGEHGIYPILLGVVLFVPIWTELFFLGFMPRDFVKGKGWIKTYFWIVLINTIIFVGHSEGPITAFGLGQAKNFNFPELSAVKVISLGFIDRFDVYGLLLMLYGSFIRVSFYSQLSLSLICRMFPSTKIRISPMTSTILPIIFLITGTIWLFRNTAFFHGLLQPFIRISLSMFALFLVIYLFIRFTKPHQVFE; encoded by the coding sequence ATGAAACTCACTCGCAGTCAAGTTTTCTATCTGACATTTATGAATTATCCGATTTTAAACATTGGAATCCTGCCACTGATGATACGCGTTGCCGGGAAGGATCTATGGATTAGTACACTTCTTTCTTCGACCATTGGACTGTTGATTGCGCTCCTTCTCTGGGATCTGGAAAAGAAGAATCCAGAACAAACGTGTTTGGATATGCTGAAAACAAGGCCTGGTGGCCACATAATCATATGGGTGCTTGTTCCCATCTTGATTCTCTATTTATGGCTTCTTTGCGTATTGGCCTCTGTCTCGTTGACGGAATTTATCAGCATTGGGTTTATTCAAGAGACACCGTTTTGGGTTATTGCGTTGATATTTGGACTATGCATCGCCTACTCACTTCGAAAAGGGATGACCTCCCTTGCAGACTTGGCAGGAGTGTTAACGCTAAGTACCATTCTTTCAGGAACCACCATGAGTATTGCAATCAGTGGAAAAAGGCATGTTTCTTATTTTTTGCCCATTGGTGAGCATGGAATTTACCCAATCTTACTCGGCGTAGTTTTGTTTGTGCCAATTTGGACGGAACTATTTTTCCTTGGATTTATGCCAAGGGACTTTGTGAAAGGCAAGGGGTGGATAAAAACGTATTTTTGGATCGTCCTTATAAATACGATCATTTTTGTGGGACACAGTGAGGGTCCGATTACCGCCTTTGGACTTGGGCAGGCGAAAAATTTTAACTTTCCTGAGCTGTCCGCTGTGAAAGTTATTTCTTTGGGATTCATTGACCGTTTTGACGTTTATGGGCTTCTCCTCATGCTGTACGGCTCGTTCATTCGTGTATCATTTTATTCTCAACTGTCTTTGTCACTTATCTGTCGCATGTTCCCCAGTACAAAAATCCGTATTTCGCCTATGACTAGCACGATTCTTCCCATCATCTTTTTAATAACAGGCACGATTTGGTTGTTCAGAAACACGGCTTTTTTCCACGGGCTTCTACAACCGTTTATTCGGATAAGTTTATCCATGTTTGCGTTGTTTTTGGTGATTTATCTATTCATAAGATTTACAAAGCCTCATCAAGTTTTTGAGTAA
- a CDS encoding LytS/YhcK type 5TM receptor domain-containing protein, which yields MIYLLLDQLERVGFIIATAFLFSRQQKLRHFMSHREGTRNLRRFILLFSFFAILGTYSGVRITAGGYIAEPFIGQVSGTEAIANSRTIGVVIAGLLGGVKAGLAVGAIAGVHRYFLGGFVALPCMIATILQGWLAGMMKNSLKKRYKHISSVQLAFVAGFAAESLQMILILLLARPFEAAASLIWLIGIPQTIANSLGVASFFLVLIQVQKEEEKIGATHTRKAFQIAEKTQSHWRKPLREAVQEITQILVQETEAVGTQFIMESEVIAKEGRITSFEASFPVGREPRMLGFFRLYFEREQDLYTEDRATILHGLSQLFTQQYALAEAERHEHLVASSEIKALQAQMNPHFLFNVLNTIKSLIRTKPDDARLAITQLAKYLRKNMQNANQDFITIREELEHVEVYLDLVKTRMGERLCILWDIDASCLEYTLPPLTIQPLVENAIVHGLKNTVQDGKLNLSVKEERNGIRITVEDNGAGMERSLETKDKPENLGLALNNIQHRLQFYFGKKADWVIESAPSKGTRVSFVRPK from the coding sequence ATGATTTATCTACTGCTTGACCAATTGGAACGCGTCGGCTTTATCATTGCTACAGCCTTTTTATTTTCCCGACAGCAAAAACTCCGCCATTTCATGAGCCACCGGGAGGGAACCAGAAACTTACGGAGGTTCATTTTGCTGTTCAGTTTTTTTGCGATTCTTGGGACATATTCAGGAGTTCGGATCACAGCAGGTGGGTACATTGCCGAACCATTTATTGGCCAAGTCTCAGGAACGGAAGCCATCGCCAATTCACGAACCATCGGGGTGGTTATAGCCGGTTTGCTTGGCGGGGTAAAGGCCGGTTTGGCAGTGGGTGCGATTGCCGGCGTACATCGTTATTTTTTGGGAGGATTTGTTGCTTTGCCCTGTATGATTGCCACCATACTTCAAGGATGGTTGGCCGGGATGATGAAAAACTCCCTGAAAAAACGATACAAGCATATTTCGTCTGTACAGTTGGCTTTTGTGGCAGGATTTGCAGCGGAAAGTCTCCAGATGATCTTAATCCTGCTCTTGGCACGACCTTTTGAAGCGGCCGCTTCTCTCATCTGGCTTATTGGAATTCCCCAAACAATTGCCAACAGTCTCGGTGTCGCATCCTTTTTTCTTGTCTTGATTCAAGTTCAAAAAGAAGAAGAGAAGATCGGGGCAACACATACCCGAAAAGCTTTTCAAATTGCTGAAAAGACTCAATCCCATTGGAGAAAGCCGCTAAGGGAAGCGGTGCAAGAAATCACGCAAATTCTTGTCCAAGAAACAGAAGCGGTAGGCACCCAATTCATTATGGAATCAGAAGTCATCGCAAAGGAAGGGCGGATTACGTCCTTTGAAGCAAGCTTCCCTGTCGGACGTGAACCGCGGATGCTTGGTTTTTTTCGTTTGTATTTTGAGCGGGAGCAGGATCTTTATACGGAGGATCGGGCAACGATTTTGCATGGCTTGAGCCAGTTGTTTACTCAGCAGTATGCCTTGGCAGAAGCGGAACGTCATGAACACCTTGTCGCCAGTTCAGAGATCAAAGCTCTCCAGGCTCAAATGAATCCTCATTTTTTATTTAATGTTTTAAATACTATCAAATCGTTGATTCGGACGAAACCTGATGATGCCAGACTGGCTATTACACAGTTAGCAAAATATTTGAGGAAAAATATGCAGAACGCCAACCAAGATTTTATTACGATCCGGGAGGAATTGGAACATGTTGAAGTTTACTTGGATCTGGTGAAAACGAGGATGGGCGAGCGATTGTGTATTTTATGGGACATTGACGCATCTTGTTTGGAGTATACGCTGCCGCCGTTAACGATACAGCCACTCGTAGAAAACGCCATTGTTCACGGTTTGAAAAATACGGTGCAGGACGGAAAATTAAATCTTTCTGTCAAAGAGGAACGCAATGGAATCCGGATCACGGTAGAGGACAATGGGGCAGGAATGGAACGATCGCTTGAAACGAAGGACAAGCCTGAAAATCTTGGGCTCGCCTTAAATAATATTCAACATCGATTGCAGTTCTATTTTGGAAAAAAGGCGGATTGGGTCATTGAGTCCGCGCCCTCGAAGGGGACCCGAGTGTCATTTGTAAGGCCAAAGTAA
- a CDS encoding LytR/AlgR family response regulator transcription factor: protein MIVDDEEPAREELLYMLGQIPQVKVIGETAIGMDAIKKAKELKPEFVFLDIQLPDLSGLQVAELIREMDLNVEIVFITAYDHFAVEAFKLRAFHYILKPYDFEDLQQVFAMYGKEMNPKAKFSAVSSTSKLAVEIEDDIKYLSPHEIVYIVKEGRGVVIHTAIEKYEAQYTLQKLEEKLAPYSFIRTHKSYLVNLGHVKEMRAWFNGSYNVYMDDPGHSTVPVSRNYVKELRHRLEL, encoded by the coding sequence TTGATTGTTGATGATGAGGAACCAGCTAGAGAAGAACTTCTTTACATGCTTGGACAGATTCCCCAAGTCAAGGTAATTGGTGAAACAGCGATCGGAATGGATGCAATTAAAAAAGCAAAAGAGTTAAAGCCTGAATTCGTGTTTCTGGATATTCAATTGCCTGATTTAAGCGGTCTTCAGGTTGCTGAGCTAATTAGGGAAATGGATTTAAATGTGGAGATTGTATTTATCACAGCTTATGACCATTTTGCCGTTGAAGCTTTTAAATTGAGAGCTTTTCATTATATTTTGAAACCATACGATTTCGAGGATTTGCAGCAAGTGTTTGCCATGTACGGCAAGGAGATGAATCCTAAGGCAAAGTTTTCCGCAGTGTCTTCCACTTCAAAATTGGCGGTTGAAATAGAAGACGATATCAAGTACCTATCCCCACATGAAATCGTTTATATCGTCAAAGAAGGCCGGGGAGTCGTGATTCACACCGCTATAGAAAAATATGAAGCCCAATATACCCTGCAAAAGTTAGAGGAAAAACTGGCGCCTTACTCTTTTATCCGTACTCATAAGAGTTATTTGGTCAATTTGGGACATGTGAAAGAAATGAGAGCCTGGTTTAACGGTTCTTATAATGTGTACATGGATGATCCGGGTCATTCCACTGTGCCGGTCAGCCGGAATTATGTGAAAGAACTGCGCCATAGGCTCGAATTATGA
- a CDS encoding DUF3311 domain-containing protein: MSRFLIVLLVIIPFVAQLIALPLVNHMHPVIMGFPLFHFWLLIWMILTPLCTWGIYRIQKQQGGIQ, from the coding sequence GTGAGTAGATTTTTGATCGTGTTGCTTGTCATAATTCCTTTTGTTGCCCAATTGATAGCACTTCCATTGGTAAATCATATGCATCCTGTTATCATGGGTTTCCCTCTGTTTCATTTTTGGCTTTTGATCTGGATGATCCTAACTCCGCTTTGTACATGGGGGATATATCGGATACAGAAGCAGCAAGGAGGGATTCAGTAA
- a CDS encoding sodium:solute symporter family protein: protein MQGNVTALLVTTFIVLTVVLIGFLAGRNKASRSSVEEWSVGGRRLGSLFVWFLIGADVYTAYTFLGLTSTAFTGGSIAFFATPYVVLAYPLAYFFLPKLWKVANVHKFTTLADYIKGRFDSKLMSLFIAINGVLMLIPYIDLQLSGIQYTLKVAGTGYINVTFVVIVSFLLVAFYTFFSGIKAPTYTAIFKDIMVWVVMLFMVVSLPMMHFGSWGNMIQVAVEKAPKMMALPTSGPKGMLWFSTAALISALALFMWPHTVTGTFSSKSAESLRKNAIVLPFYNIVLMLVTFLGITAYLVVPKGTDPRLAFLTLIHMSYGGVVQGLAYSTIALASLVPCSIMAIGASNLFANNIYRDFMNPKAEGAHLTKVTRYMVFVVIGMALLFGLMFPTALVSLQLMGVSGIVQVFPAVVFSLYWRNLSREAAFSGFIAGMVTVFIVYATGKTFGMYEGFLGLIVNIVIVLVLNPMFAKHAKNRTNSVIETLFDNQKTAKDMRKVS from the coding sequence ATGCAGGGAAATGTAACGGCGCTATTAGTAACGACGTTTATTGTTTTGACGGTAGTCTTGATTGGTTTCTTGGCCGGCCGAAATAAGGCATCACGCAGTTCGGTAGAGGAATGGTCGGTCGGGGGACGTCGTTTGGGGAGTTTGTTTGTCTGGTTCTTGATTGGCGCAGACGTTTATACCGCTTATACGTTTCTCGGATTGACCAGTACAGCTTTTACAGGTGGAAGCATTGCATTCTTTGCAACACCTTACGTAGTGTTGGCTTATCCTTTGGCTTACTTCTTCTTGCCAAAGCTGTGGAAGGTAGCCAATGTTCATAAGTTTACAACACTTGCTGACTATATCAAAGGACGATTTGATAGCAAGCTGATGTCGCTGTTCATTGCAATCAATGGGGTATTGATGTTGATTCCGTATATTGACTTGCAGTTGAGCGGAATTCAATACACCTTAAAGGTAGCGGGAACAGGATATATTAATGTTACTTTTGTTGTGATTGTCTCATTTTTATTGGTGGCTTTTTATACTTTCTTCAGTGGAATTAAAGCGCCTACTTATACGGCAATCTTTAAAGATATTATGGTTTGGGTTGTGATGTTGTTCATGGTTGTTTCCTTGCCGATGATGCATTTTGGCAGTTGGGGCAATATGATTCAAGTCGCAGTGGAAAAAGCGCCGAAAATGATGGCATTGCCGACTTCCGGACCCAAAGGCATGCTCTGGTTTTCTACGGCAGCCTTGATTTCCGCTTTGGCCCTGTTTATGTGGCCGCATACCGTAACTGGAACGTTCAGTTCCAAAAGTGCGGAGTCTCTGCGCAAAAATGCAATCGTTCTGCCATTCTATAATATTGTTTTGATGTTGGTGACTTTCTTGGGCATTACCGCTTATCTGGTTGTTCCTAAAGGGACGGATCCGCGTTTGGCATTTTTGACTCTGATCCACATGTCATATGGCGGAGTTGTTCAAGGTTTGGCTTATTCTACAATTGCCTTAGCTTCTTTGGTTCCTTGTTCGATTATGGCGATCGGGGCATCTAACTTGTTTGCGAATAATATTTATCGTGATTTTATGAATCCGAAGGCAGAAGGGGCTCATTTGACGAAAGTTACCCGTTATATGGTGTTTGTGGTAATTGGAATGGCTCTGTTGTTCGGTTTGATGTTTCCTACTGCTCTGGTATCCTTGCAACTAATGGGAGTGTCCGGAATCGTTCAAGTCTTCCCGGCTGTTGTGTTCAGCTTATACTGGAGAAATCTGTCTCGCGAGGCGGCTTTCAGCGGATTTATTGCTGGTATGGTGACAGTATTCATCGTTTATGCTACTGGAAAAACATTCGGTATGTATGAAGGATTCCTAGGGTTGATCGTGAATATCGTAATTGTCCTTGTTTTGAATCCAATGTTTGCAAAACATGCAAAGAACAGAACAAACTCCGTCATCGAAACATTGTTCGACAACCAAAAAACAGCAAAAGACATGAGAAAAGTCTCTTAA
- the odhB gene encoding 2-oxoglutarate dehydrogenase complex dihydrolipoyllysine-residue succinyltransferase, which produces MIEIIVPDLGESIVEATIIDWVKKEGEAVSVGETVLELETDKVNVEVTANEAGVLQSILKHSGDTVQIGEVLGIIGEGKPEIAMQSAQAAQQEKIQAPAKELTSKTEQEQPHTTLTTRSQTGNIGTNATPDTALQQIPIRATPAIRRLARAQGINLSQIGVMNHTQDHIATPSAPAPAAKQATSAAVANDPVRAAQRPDEERIKMSRRRQTIARRLVEAQHNAAMLTTFNEVDMTAIMDVRKRRKDRFKEKHGVGLGFMSFFTRAVVGALREFPRLNAEIQGDDMIIKHHYDIGIAVSTDAGLVVPVVRNADRLSFAQIESEIALLAQKARSNSLSIEDLQGGTFTITNGGIFGSLFSTPILNAPQVGILGMHSIKKRPIEVHDQVEIRPMMYIALSYDHRIIDGSEAVQFLARVKELAEDPEFLLIEG; this is translated from the coding sequence GTGATTGAAATTATTGTACCGGACCTCGGTGAATCGATTGTCGAGGCGACGATTATCGATTGGGTAAAAAAAGAGGGCGAGGCTGTCAGCGTCGGCGAAACTGTACTTGAATTGGAAACAGACAAAGTCAATGTAGAAGTGACAGCAAATGAAGCAGGAGTTTTACAGTCGATCCTAAAACACTCCGGGGATACTGTTCAAATCGGCGAGGTGCTCGGAATCATCGGCGAAGGGAAACCGGAAATTGCCATGCAATCAGCTCAAGCGGCACAACAAGAGAAAATACAGGCACCTGCAAAGGAGCTAACGTCGAAAACAGAACAAGAGCAGCCACATACGACACTTACGACACGAAGCCAGACAGGGAATATAGGTACAAACGCAACGCCTGATACGGCGCTGCAACAGATTCCAATTCGCGCTACCCCGGCAATCCGTCGTTTGGCCAGAGCACAAGGCATCAATCTAAGCCAAATCGGTGTGATGAATCATACTCAAGATCACATCGCAACACCATCTGCGCCTGCACCGGCAGCAAAACAGGCAACATCTGCCGCCGTTGCGAATGATCCGGTGCGTGCGGCACAGCGCCCCGATGAAGAGCGCATCAAAATGTCGCGGCGCCGTCAAACCATTGCCCGCCGCCTTGTCGAAGCACAGCATAATGCGGCAATGCTTACAACATTTAACGAAGTGGACATGACGGCAATCATGGATGTCCGGAAACGCCGCAAAGATCGTTTTAAAGAAAAACATGGAGTCGGGCTTGGTTTTATGTCCTTCTTTACTCGGGCTGTCGTTGGCGCATTGCGGGAATTCCCGCGATTAAACGCGGAAATCCAGGGCGATGATATGATTATTAAACATCACTATGATATAGGAATCGCTGTTTCGACGGATGCGGGGCTTGTCGTACCGGTTGTGCGCAATGCAGACCGCCTAAGCTTTGCGCAGATTGAATCGGAAATTGCCTTGTTGGCACAAAAAGCACGCAGCAATTCCCTAAGCATTGAAGATTTGCAAGGTGGAACATTCACGATTACGAACGGAGGCATATTCGGTTCGCTCTTTTCGACGCCGATTTTGAATGCGCCGCAAGTTGGGATTTTAGGCATGCACTCCATTAAAAAGCGGCCCATTGAAGTACATGATCAAGTGGAAATTCGCCCAATGATGTATATCGCATTATCGTATGACCACAGGATCATCGATGGCAGCGAGGCTGTACAATTCCTGGCAAGGGTTAAGGAACTTGCCGAAGATCCGGAATTTTTATTAATTGAAGGCTGA